CAGCGGGTACATCACCAGCTTCCTTCTTCAATTCCCTCGAGCTACCTGCAGAAAGGTCACTCACACAGATGCTGGGACGGAGGGCTGAAAGCCTGCAGTCGTGTACCCCCTGCACCAAAACTGCCATGATCACCAAAACAATTCACAAGGATTTTccaaaaagatgaagaagaagcTGTAACCAAGCTACAGGCAGCATTACCCCACCAGCAATGCACTGCCAGAAGCAGATGGCGATGCTTATTTATAGCTTCAGGGACTGGATTCAGGTCTGCATTCAGACTCTTCAGTGTAGGTGTCTACAGAGCTCCAGTCGATACAGTTCGTGAAACCTTACCAAATAGTATTTTCACTTCCATAGCTACCATCAGAGCTAATACACCCAATTTGAAAGAAAGAGACATAATTTCAAAAGCATCACGCCATCAGAAAAGTCCCACTGTGTCAACTGATTCTTTAAAGGGGAAATTAAGGGACAAACTAATTGTTGGCATTTAACAATTCAACATCTGTTACCCTGTTCAAGTAACACTGCTTGTCCCATTTGCCCTGGCTTACAGCAGCACGTCTGCCAGTGTTTCTCCAGGGAAACTGGAGGCAAATCCCTGCAGAAAAATGAACCTCTCAGTCCCTCATAACtcaattaaatgcaaaatagCTTGCTAAAGCAATTCTAGCAACAGCCTGCATCCGTCTAGTTTGCAACCAGggaaagtgcatttttttccactctccaCGTTTGAGAAATGTTTGATTCTTGCATGGAAACCCTCTTGTGAGAGTTCATATTCTCAAGGGAGATACTTCAGAAAGCCATGGACAAATGAAAACTGGATGACCAGTCACAAGTAAAACCAGGGACCAGTCTGAGAAATGGTGTCTTCCCACCATTTGAAATGAAAGTTTTACTTTCCAAGCGTGCCTTAGACATGGTCTAGTAGGGCTCTACTGAAGAAACGATCCATATTCCATAGCAGGGCTCAACAACCCCAAAGCATTCCTTACTAGTCAGCAACTTATAATGTCACTTTAAAGATACAGGGTTTCCAGTATTTTGCTGTGTGGAAACGTGCTTCAACCCTATGCAAAAGCTTCTGCCCTTTTTTCTGTCAGTGGATTGATACCTTACCTGTTTATAATAAGGGACAGAGGCCACTTAACAATGTAGTCAAAGGAAAATGCTTCCAGACCGCTGAGAGTGAGCTCTGTGGGATCTGCACTGATAATGGCCTTCTCCTGTTTCGTTTCTATGGCCAATACCCTCAAGAGCTGTGTAATGAGGTCATGGGGCATCAAGTCAATCTATAAaggaagagcagggaaaaaatgaagcCACAGGATACTCACAACTACTGCACAGCAACAGACATGTGGCAGGAGTGCGAATTATCACAGTCGCTCTCAAGTCATCAGACCAACCTAGGAAGCAATAGTGAATGGTATGATCTGGAATGGAGCAGCAGAAACCGGAGCAGTGTCGCTCTAGTGTTTAACCATCAGCATACAACATACTGCTCCGCTGACCGCTCTCCCTTGCCCTCGGCCTCTCTAAGGTCTATTCAGACCTCACGCTCCCCAAGCCCAGCCTCTCCGCTGCTTCACATCTGTAAAATACGCAATCATTAATAGGCAGGACTTCTAATCAGGTATTTTCTTGTACTCCAAAGTCAACATCCAAGCTGAGAATAAGCATGAGAGACACACTACTGCTTCTACCTCATCCTGGGGTCACCCAAAAGCACCTTCTCCGTGTTCAGATGCCAGCAAGAAAACGCAGCCCCGTGTCCAGTGTGGGTGCTTTCAGTTGCTAATCTGGATGACAGAGGACTTAACCCAGAGAAGGTCTACCGAAGGACAACCATCAATTCTCTTTTCCTTCACTGTACATTAAGCAGGTTCTTACAGGCACACAGATCTTCCCAAATCATGGCAGGCCTTCTGCTCAAATTCAATTATCTGGTGCTTACATATATTCTCACCTTTAAATCATCCTTGAAAGGATCTGTGTTGGCTGTGCTCATTCGCAGGGCTAATTCAAGCAGAGCCTCTAGCCTCGTAGTTATGATGTCATCTACAGGCTTCTTAAGTTCCTCCTCTGTGAGATCCATGAAGTGAACAAAAAAGTCCCCTTGATCCATCAGGAAATAGTGTTTTATAGATCTGCTCAAGAAAATGAAGAGACAATtgattatgttttttaaagcCCAAGTTAATCCATATTAAAtctaaaggaacaaaagcaatcAATTCAGCCAGCCTGCTGGGTTTGATCACAAAATGTTCCTCTTCATAGAGAACACACAGCCATAAATAACCAATTTGGAGACTAGTCTTTTATGCATGTCCCCTCCTCCCTACCACCTCAGTCAGGATGCTTTTGTGCAGTCAGATCAGGGCTGctgttgttcttttttcccttgaaaaatgcACCTTAGAAAAAAAAACGTGTGCGCTACATTGCTGAGCAAAGGCTCGTACTGCTATCCTGAGCAACACTCCAACCTCCACGGCGTGCGGATCCATCCAAGAGGCAGTTGCCAATTCAGAGCAGAATCTTGGACTCCTTTGAACGAACAAGTATCTGTGCTGATTTTTTAAGTACTCCAGGTACTTGCGTTGACTTCTGCTATAGTGGGATGCATAAACTTTAATTTTCACTTGGCATCAGAGAGAGTTAACTGCAGTGGGCCAGGAGCTTGGAAATAGCTCAGAGGAGAGTTTGAGGATTAACTTAGCGCCTGACCAAAGACCACACAATAACTGcagttttcagagcaaaaatAGGACCAGCACAGCCTTAACACAATGTGGCTGCAGACTCCTGATCACTGTCAATTTGGGATGATGCTCAGCCCCTCTGTTTCCCTGACTATCATTACTCTCTTGAACCAAGAAAACTCCCCCAGTTACGATGAAGTTGTGACAGTGTCAGTGGTTAACTGAGGACACCACAGGTAGGGGAGCAAGACACTTATTGCTGACACACCCTAGAGTGCAAACCCAAATAAAAACCTGACCTGGCGACAATCCCACTTCAagcaggaggttgaactagaGATCTGCCGCGGTTgttggtcccttccaaccaacatTTCTGGGATGGTGGAGAGAGAAAGTCAGTACGCCCACTTAACTGAGGAGACGTGGTTATCTGTCACAGGTTCCTGGGGTTTGACCACAACCACCCCACTTCAGCCTTCAAAGTGCACACCCGCGCTCAAGCTCAGTAGCTTCCTCCTCAACCAGCTGCCCCTGCACTTGCACCCCAGCAGATTACACACAGGAGAGCTGCTGAATGATCTAGCAGAGAGCCTGTTTCGAAGATGAGGCGGTCATAGACATCAACCCCAGCTGGAGAGGCTGAGCAGCACCTTCATCTGAAACTACATTGTGATGGACGGGCCCAACAGAGGACATGTCCACCAGAGCTTTGGAAGCCAGCGTCTTTTGTACAGTCCTATTAAGCAAAGAAGTCCTGGAGGGATGACAGTCATTAGAAAGGCTAGGAAGAATCTCCGTAATGACCGGCAGGTTTCAGACAGCTTTCATAACCTTTCAAGAAACAAGGCATAATCTCTGGTGGTTTTTACAGTGCAGGAAGGCACGTATCAGTTTCAAAGGAGTGAACCATGGATCTTCAGGTCTTCCCACAACCTCTCTCAGCTGGAGCCGTAGTGTTCCCAGGTCTGGAGCAGACACCTTTGTTGCAGCTACAACTTCTTCAGACCTAGCAAAAAGCAAGCCCAAAGTAATCCCACCTGGCCTGCTAGGCACATTCACTTCAGTCACCATTACTGCTCCAGCTTATGTCTCCCAATGGGCATCTTCTTATGCAAGTCCCTTGGCAGGTTGGTCCCATGAAGCTCAGACCACTTTCTTTCACACTGTGTCACTGGTTTGAAGCACAACCTCTGCTACCAGGTCTCAGCCCAATTACAAACTATCTTACAACCAGCTATGGACTGCAATCTCCTACCTATTTGTTGCTGTCTTGGTCTTCTGGACAGTTAAGATTtctatttttactgttttctgaagATAGTAATATACTAAAAGCTTGATTCACACAAGGAAGCTGGAGTTTGCATGCCAGAATGCACTTGCATTTGCTATCGGCTGAACATATTACGAGAATCAAAATGTAGGTTATTAAAATGAACAATGTTAAGAAAAACTCCGCACCGGAACTTTGGGTTAATACACTTACTCTATTCCAACTACCTATGTTTGCATGAACAATAACCATGGCATATATTTGGCGAGATGCTTAATATCACACTATTTCTTATTCACGCTAAACTCTTCTTGATCGTACCAGATGATATTAGGAAACCCCTTTCCCGGGTGGGAGTGACATGCAGCCGTGGGGCAAGTCATGAGAGAGGTGGGGGATGTTCATACGTGAGGGCGGGTTTTGGGACTGAGCTAGACAAAGCCACGGCTGCCCTGACCTAGTTTGGGCAACAGCCTTCCAaggaagttggactagagaccCCCTGACATCCTTCCCACCCAACATTTCTATGATTTTACActcttcttgtttttccttcaggaaaaaaacccaaatattattttttcaggtCAACCTTTCTAATGGAAATAAAGAGAATACATTAATAATATCCCAAGAAAAGAGAGCTACCTTCAAACACTTACGTTCACTGTCAGAACCAATCAATTTAACATGCATTtagtaaaataaatcaaaccttAGGTGAGCCACCAGCTCTTTCTCCTCCATTAGGAAATCCAGAAGAACTTTGCTAGCATAGTTATATGCTTTTTCTATTTGTTCCACATATGCTCGCTCTTTCAAAGTATAGATGACCTCTTTAGCCACAGGGCAGGTAACATCACGTCCACATTCTCGCacaacatttaaatatttccctaggagcaaaaagaaagaatgacCCATATTCATACCTACTGTACATCCAACAGGGAAACTTTCAGACCACTACCTTCAAGCAGAAGATACGCTGTGAAATGTTTACACTAAGTTCTACTGAAAGCTGGAAAGGATTTAGACGCTTTTCAAAAGATGATACAGAACTTTAAATTAGGCACCTAGTATCACGTTTAAGGAGAGATTtagaaatggttttgtttcccagTGGTGGCAAAACATCTCTGCAGATAGCCAGAAACTTGGAAGATCTGGTGCTGCTCTTCAGAAGTAGCTTGTGGCGGGTTTTGTACTTATGGCAGAGAACAATGGCAGCTATCAGGCTGCATGCTTCATTTAGATACCCAAATTAAAACTCAGCATGTTCAAACCGCAGTTGTCTAGCTCCATCTAGCTAGCTGCTAGAAAACTGTACCCACGAAACAGAGCAGTAAGACAGACAGCTCCCCTTGCTGCTGGACTCCTTCCCACATGTTGTTTTATTTATGGGATTTGGGGTTCTTTTAAATCTGATTCTTCTATTTCTCTGGAAAGTTAGCTGGACAACCCCATAAACTGGCAAAGCACGATGCCATTTACTTTATCTTTACATAAAGAATGGTAATGCTTGTCTCAAGACTCCTCTTACATCAAAAGCATATCTTTACCTACCTGTGCTTAGTATTTTGTCAGCCATTTTCTGCAAGAATGAGGGAATCTGTTGCTGAACAACAGTATATCTTTGATCCCAATACTTGTCATTATAGTCTTCCTGAatcttctccttctgcagctcATGTTCCTCCACCATGAACTCACTGAACAGTTAAAGCAGATGTTTAGAAGCAGGAAGTGGTACAATGAGGATTACTTTTTTTGACCTGTAAACTGGTAATATGATCTATCAGAGAGAAGGTTTCACGAAAATACATTCCAATCAAGAACTGAAATGAGTCTGTATTTGTAGTAAGAGAAGAAGCATTATGCAGAGTACTTCTGCTAACCTGCAATTAATTATGACAGAAAGAGAATTTTATAGGGTTCACAAACCAAGTTTAAACCTTATTTGGTTGTCAGTGTAGAGGTGAGGAAGCCGGCCTTTGTCTGACTTCTCACCATCAGGAAGGCATTAATTTTAGCTATTTTAACTTGAGTTTTGCCCCCCTTAGGATTCTGAAAATGTGGGAAACAAAAACGCTGCATAAACTATGAAACACAGTGAAATGCTTCAAATGATTCTACAAAAGCCAAGAAACTTCAGAGAGTGTTGTTAGCTCGTATGAGATTAGCATATTAGTGGACTACATTTAACATAGATTCACTGAGTTATCACGCTTGTGCCCCATGAGAAGAGGGCTCACCCCTGTTGTGAAGAGGATGAGGATGTGAGAGGAGAATACTTAAAGGGGAACAGGCATGGTAAGGTGGAATTTGAGCGGACTGCATATTTGAACAGTTGTGCTATTGATTTTTACACATAATTTCCTtgaatttggaaaaataaagcaagtgaGAGTGTCTCTGACTGTATAACCACTGAATCAAATAAGAAATATAGTTAAAcatgctccagcagctccccttCCTTGCAACGCTGCCTTGTCTACCTACTGCTGCCAGGTCCAGGCCCCTAGGCTACGCAGAGCAGAGGGATGGGTGCACTAAAAAAGTAGAAGTCAAAGACCTGAACGGTATTTCTTagcttttgcatttccttttcattccttAACTGTTCTTTACCTGTATGGATCATTAATGATGCCTCGATATATCCACTTTTCCAGAATTTCGAAGTAAGGCACACTGGCTGCCTTGGTTAAATACAGGCACAGCTCCTGGGCCTGGCTGTCCCCCGTGTAATTGAAAGTCTTGTCATGGAGTAAGCTCAGGGTTGATCCTCCCATACACTCACCTTTATCCACAGAAGTAGCTAAAATTCAAAAATATAGATATAAGACACAAAGCTGACACAGATTAATTGCACAAGCTATGTTGTTAAGCATAATGAAGTTGGCAGTCGATTAGCCGACCACCCTAAGTCACAGATCTCCATGTCAGCTGTAGACTCCTCCTGTGAAGATGCAAGGCCATTCCACCGCACAACCAAAAGCTCACATCCTGAAATGTCCTGAGATGAAAACCCAAATGATCCACAATCTAAAAAAGCAATAACCAAACCCAACCCTCCAGGGAAGGAGAACTGAACTCAGGTAGACACAAGGTACATGGTGGCTTAGAGTCCAAAAGCCTCCTACACCAAGTGGACCATGTATGGAGATCCACTTTCCAGGAGGTAGTGGAAGAAATGCACACTGCAGTGGCTTGCTGATCAGAAACCTCTGATCTCAAAAGCACTTCTGTTCTCAGCTGTAACACTGAGGTAGCTGTGTGTATAGCTCGAACATCAGGATTTAGGTAGGTTGATAGTGAAATCTGTACTTTGCCATCGCAAAAGGGACGTAGGGACAGAGGAATACAGTACTGCCATGAGTTTCGGATTGAAGTAAACCTTAATGCAGTTGGCTAACTGCTGTGttccaaaacactgaaaatttcagGAAACGTGAATACCAAGCAGGATCATCCAATTCCAGATTGTAAATACAACAGATATTTACGTCCAGATAAATTCTCTGGGCTGAGCAGAGAGAAATATACAAGTATTCTCATGCCAAAGAGATAATTTTAACCAAAATTATTGAGGTAACTGCACCTGTGACCAACAACCTCACGCAACGGCACAGGCTGAGACCGACTGGCTGAggagcagcactgcagagaaCAACcagggagtcctggtggacaaccAGCTGATCGTGGGTCAGCAGCGTGTCCTTGCAGTGATGAACGCCAACTGCACCAGGGCTGCACTGGCCAGCGATTattcccctctgcccagcaccggtgaggccacacctggaacaCTGCGTTCAGTTTGGGGTCCCCAGTATGAATGACAAAATGAAGAGTCCAGCAGAGGTTAATAAGGTGGTGGGGGACAGGTGCCCAAGGCATACAAGGAGAGCctcagggagctgggcttgtgaGCTGAGAGAAGAGAAGATGAAGCTGGGGGTTGTCGAACATCATTCCTTCACTACCCAATGGATGGTTCTAGAGGAGATGGTATGAGACTCCTCTTGGAGGAGCACAGTGACAACATCAAAAGGGCGACAGTTACAAGAAGGGCAATTCCAGTTGgagatacagaaagaaatgttCACAAAAAGGGTGGTGAAGTCATGGGAAAGGGCCCAGAATGGTGGGGGGATCTCCACCGCTGGGGATTGTCCAGACTTGCCTGGACATGGGCCTGAGCAACCGGCTGTAGCTGTGAGCAAGGGGTTAGACTAGAAACTTCCACGGTTTCCTTCTGGTTGAATCGGTTTGTGGTTATACATCCACACACAGCTGGAGCGGCATTTGGAAAGAAGCCGAGTAGAGACAGCAGTGGTGGAAACAATTGATCCGAAGGGCATAGACTGTGAAGGTAAAAGGCATGGACTTGCCTCATGACAGCTCTGAAGGGTAGATTCAGCCCTAGAGCCCACTGCTCTCAAAAAAGAGCAGTGCTCTGACAAGTACAATTCCCCTTGGCTTTCTTctttaatataatataaaattaaaatgacacATGCCCTGCCTGTGTTGCTACTCTGTACAGTTTTCCGAAGCCACTGTCATGCACCTGTCAAAACGTAATGACTGTATTTTTGAAACTTACCAAGCGAAGCAAGAATCTCCAGGGTCCTCATTGTTGGCTGGATATAAAACCAGAGTTTCTGCAGTGACAGAAGTCCCTGCCTCTGAAGGTGTTCCAGCTGGGTAATTAGTATCATGTATTCCTTGATTAGAGTCCGCATAGCAGCAGCCAGAGCGTGATTTACCTGTCCATACTCGAAGGAAGACTTCTCCTCTATAAACctgtaaaaagcaaaatggaaactCTTTCAGGCAAGACACCTTCTATCACTGTCAGGAATTTTATCTTCAGGACACTGTACAAGCACACGAGCAGATCGTGTGTTGGAAAGTGCACCAGGCTTCAGCTGGAGTTTCAGGTTCCACATTTGCTCTGTGTCCCCCTGCCTACTTCCCATCACCACATTTCCTAGTAAGGAAAGCTGTGGGAAGATGTTTCCTCTCAAATTGCAGGGGAACTAGAATTATTTGCAAAACTAATGTTAAAAGTGAGAGCCAGGATTTTCAAGGTGATTGTCTTTGCATAAGCAACAGGTTAAAGGACATGAAAAGATCTCAAAAGGAAGCAATGTGCACCCAGACATGTGGGGAAAGCACTGTTGCTAGCTTCTGACACCACATGCCACAGCAGGGATTATTCTGACCAGATTTAGACGGCTTCGTACGTGTTAGTGGAGACAGATGCTTCTAAACACAAGTCACATCATCTGGAAGGAGACATGTAAAAGAGATTGGATGAATCACATcctaaaaatgcttctttctctttgcCAATCTTTTAGGGACTTTGAATCAAATGCAGACATCTACATAACAAGCATCTACTGTTAGTGAGGTGTACCTTATACTAAGAGCTTTTAACAATTAGTTAAGGTAGCTATGAGAAGCTAGGCAACAGTAGGTTCTCCTGCTCAGAAGCACACAAAGGTTGTTTCAGTCCCGGATGCCCAGAGGAGGGCAAAAAGCAGGAAACATGGAGAAATTCATAGCAGAGTGGGAAGAGACAAGCCACAAGACATCCTATTTGCACTTTGCCTGAATTTACCAAGACCAAGTTTGGACAAAACAAAGGTGAGGTGAATGAAGAAGtgaactggcagcacagaggagaAACCCAGCAAAAAGAAATGTAGCTAAAACCAATTCAAAGAAATTGTCATTCTTATTTTATATCCCCATAGGTTTAAATTAAGCTCGGAAGTTAACATCTGCACAATGACAGATTCTCCATTCTACAACCTGATGCTCAAAGGAGAACATCCTCCTCTGACAGAAGTCAGCTTGGTACCTGGTGACAGCAGAGTAACTTGCTGCTACAGGAAGAATCCTGGTCACCAGCTCTTTGATGGACAAGTCCAAGTTTGGATCAACTGAAAACGCTCGGTTCTGCCTGCCTACGAGAGGCTGTGCTGTGATGTATCTTCCATCCACACCAATCAGAACGTACAGCAAGTCCTCCACAATCATGGACTCTTGAGAGGCTAATGGCAAGGTACCTGTTttcaaagagaagacaaaaaaaggacaCCGTCAGAACATGCCATAGTACTACCTGATGGTCCATTCATATCGTTTCAATCTAGCACCTGAAGCTTGAAAGGAAGACATACTACCATTCAAAGAGAACAAAGGAAGATCACACAAAACTGAATCAAGATAtagagaaataaaactgagttAGGGTCAACTCCAAAATCATCTACCTTGCTTTCCTGGAAAACAGAATCCTTTGCTCATTTATACCCGAAGCAAACCAAATAGACAGGGCTATACATCTGTGGCCAAGAGAACATCACCCACAGCTTGTGCTGCTGATCCTTCCACCCAAAAGGGCTCAGTTATACTGGACTCCACAACTCCCCCTACCTCCCCTCCGCTGAAATATTCAAATACCAACAAAACAGTTCAAATACAGACACAAAGAAAGGCCGGCCCAGCAAAAGTTGCAGGTGAACTGCAAACTGCAGGGTCTCTGAATGGTGCGGTCGACTACAAATCAGCTGCAAGAAGCACAAAGGACTCGACCCGAAATATAATCAAGCGCATCAGAAGATCAGGGAACAGCGTGGCTACCACCCTAACTACAGCAAAGCTTATCTCATGAAACAAGGCAACAACCCCCCTCCATTTGTAGGATTGTACGTGAGAGAACAAACGGTTCTGAGCTTGCCAGGAACATACCCTCACAGCACATCCCAAAAGGCGCCGGCAGAAATGCACTGTTTATTTAAAGGGCAAGCTATTTAAAGGGCACCTCCAAGAACGAGCCTACTGTTTTCATGTCCCCCTTAGACACAGCCCAAATCCACGGCAGGAAGGTTTCTTGTAGGAGCCTCCACAGTTCTGGGGAATGGAAACATGAGTCTCTAACTCAGCTGTTCCCTtcaaaaaaaagctcttaaatctAATTTATGAATAAGAAACTATACAAGCTCAGCCTAAAGCCAGAATACAATGGGGAGAGATTAGTCCCCTGCTGCTCTGGCGAGGAGAGAGACAGCAAATCAGGGAGGTTGTTATAGTCTTACTGGAGAGGATATTGAGCTGGGTGGATTGATGAATACTCCCTTGTCAGGTACGACTACAGACTTCTCCCCTGAGAATACAGATGTGATACTCCTACAGTAGGATTTTATGGAGGCTGTAACTCAAGAGAGAAAAAGGACTGGGAAAC
Above is a genomic segment from Calonectris borealis chromosome 7, bCalBor7.hap1.2, whole genome shotgun sequence containing:
- the TUBGCP2 gene encoding gamma-tubulin complex component 2 isoform X3, yielding MKKVLRLFQRFWLLLFTMTPLELTRKILRDKQNKKNSGQPIPVFPSWVYERPVLIGDFLIGTSLSTDTTVPIGTLPLASQESMIVEDLLYVLIGVDGRYITAQPLVGRQNRAFSVDPNLDLSIKELVTRILPVAASYSAVTRFIEEKSSFEYGQVNHALAAAMRTLIKEYMILITQLEHLQRQGLLSLQKLWFYIQPTMRTLEILASLATSVDKGECMGGSTLSLLHDKTFNYTGDSQAQELCLYLTKAASVPYFEILEKWIYRGIINDPYSEFMVEEHELQKEKIQEDYNDKYWDQRYTVVQQQIPSFLQKMADKILSTGKYLNVVRECGRDVTCPVAKEVIYTLKERAYVEQIEKAYNYASKVLLDFLMEEKELVAHLRSIKHYFLMDQGDFFVHFMDLTEEELKKPVDDIITTRLEALLELALRMSTANTDPFKDDLKIDLMPHDLITQLLRVLAIETKQEKAIISADPTELTLSGLEAFSFDYIVKWPLSLIINRKALTRYQMLFRHMFYCKHVERQLCNVWISNKTAKQFSLHSAKWFAGAFTLRQRMLNFVQNIQYYMMFEVMEPTWHILEKNLKLASNIDDVLSHHTSFLDNCLKDCMLTNPELLKIFSKLMSVCVMFTNCMQRFTQSMKLDNEMDRLTLEHGTMLGPPTEEERAEETAKKKLTSKLLAEHADNLHLTSGFEATINKFDSNFSTHLLDLLDKLSVYSTNDCEHSMLNIIYRLDFNGFYTERLEHMSAERSQKAAPLLPRLAVPAQ
- the TUBGCP2 gene encoding gamma-tubulin complex component 2 isoform X4; protein product: MSEFRIHHDVNELLSLLRVHGGEGAEVYIDLLQKNRTPYVTTTVSAHSAKVKIAEFSRTPEDFLKKYDELKSKNTRHLDSLVYLLSKLTEDKETLQYLQQNAKERAELAANAATSGSTNFSIPASTSKISLQELEELRKQLGSVAANSSVQQPLELTRKILRDKQNKKNSGQPIPVFPSWVYERPVLIGDFLIGTSLSTDTTVPIGTLPLASQESMIVEDLLYVLIGVDGRYITAQPLVGRQNRAFSVDPNLDLSIKELVTRILPVAASYSAVTRFIEEKSSFEYGQVNHALAAAMRTLIKEYMILITQLEHLQRQGLLSLQKLWFYIQPTMRTLEILASLATSVDKGECMGGSTLSLLHDKTFNYTGDSQAQELCLYLTKAASVPYFEILEKWIYRGIINDPYSEFMVEEHELQKEKIQEDYNDKYWDQRYTVVQQQIPSFLQKMADKILSTGKYLNVVRECGRDVTCPVAKEVIYTLKERAYVEQIEKAYNYASKVLLDFLMEEKELVAHLRSIKHYFLMDQGDFFVHFMDLTEEELKKPVDDIITTRLEALLELALRMSTANTDPFKDDLKIDLMPHDLITQLLRVLAIETKQEKAIISADPTELTLSGLEAFSFDYIVKWPLSLIINRKALTRYQMLFRHMFYCKHVERQLCNVWISNKTAKQFSLHSAKWFAGAFTLRQRMLNFVQNIQYYMMFEVMEPTWHILEKNLKLLLFC